One region of Polaribacter pectinis genomic DNA includes:
- a CDS encoding amidase family protein: MKKILLLVLLISIVVSCQQKGETVFKNSFKKYDETEAIAQSQENEFERMKFKLIQSKYLDMNAVFKPFQKELANFSEENYEELKPFILEQNIPQLQKNVKEGKLSYEKLTLFYLYRIRKFESDSTLSLNSIIALNPNVLNEAREKDKNKTDVSEFSIYGMPILLKDNINTKDMKTTAGAIALADNKTSEDAFIVKKLRENGAIILGKVNLSEWAYFFCSGCPLGYSAIGGQTLNPYGRGKIETGGSSAGSGVTVAANFAVAAVGTETAGSITSPSSQNSVVGLKPTIGVLSRTGIVPISSTLDTPGPMTKNVVDNAIFMNAMRGFDKSDTASKKIEEDYIQNGFRNKFENRRIGVLKPLLSDSIYNSTVEKLKKVGVEIIEITPPEISFDGFITLLNIDMKHDLPKYLKNNAIETLEVKNVNDVVLFNKKDSILRAPYGQQLFEGIVKDKTTLKELSMIKLLLKKNSLDYFKIMEPEKLDAILSINNYHSAIASVAKFPTLTVPMGYKESGEPVSLTFIGVPFSERKLLEIGYAFEQLTKVRKMPKNYQ; encoded by the coding sequence ATGAAAAAAATACTGTTACTTGTTTTATTAATATCTATTGTTGTTAGTTGTCAGCAAAAAGGAGAAACTGTTTTTAAAAATTCGTTTAAAAAATATGATGAAACAGAAGCGATAGCTCAATCTCAAGAGAACGAGTTCGAACGAATGAAGTTTAAATTAATTCAATCTAAATATTTAGATATGAATGCAGTTTTTAAACCATTTCAAAAGGAACTAGCTAATTTTTCTGAAGAAAATTATGAAGAATTAAAACCTTTTATTTTAGAACAAAACATTCCTCAACTTCAAAAAAATGTAAAAGAAGGTAAATTATCTTACGAAAAACTGACACTTTTTTATCTCTACAGAATTCGAAAATTCGAAAGTGATTCCACATTGTCTTTAAATAGTATTATTGCTTTAAATCCAAACGTTTTAAATGAAGCAAGAGAAAAAGATAAAAATAAAACAGATGTTTCAGAATTTTCTATTTACGGAATGCCAATTTTATTAAAGGATAATATCAACACAAAAGATATGAAAACAACTGCAGGAGCAATTGCTTTGGCAGATAATAAAACCTCTGAAGACGCTTTTATTGTAAAGAAATTGAGAGAAAATGGCGCAATTATATTAGGGAAAGTCAATTTAAGTGAATGGGCATATTTTTTCTGTTCTGGATGTCCTTTGGGTTATTCTGCAATTGGCGGACAAACCTTAAACCCTTATGGAAGAGGAAAAATCGAAACTGGAGGAAGTTCTGCAGGAAGTGGAGTTACAGTTGCAGCAAACTTTGCAGTTGCGGCAGTTGGTACAGAAACTGCAGGTTCTATAACTTCGCCATCAAGTCAGAATTCTGTGGTAGGTTTAAAGCCAACTATTGGAGTTTTGAGTAGAACTGGAATTGTTCCAATTTCATCAACATTAGATACACCTGGACCTATGACAAAAAATGTTGTTGACAATGCTATTTTTATGAATGCCATGAGAGGTTTTGATAAAAGTGATACCGCTTCAAAAAAAATAGAAGAAGATTACATACAAAACGGATTTAGAAATAAGTTCGAAAACAGAAGAATAGGTGTTTTAAAGCCACTACTGTCGGACTCTATTTATAACTCTACTGTTGAAAAACTAAAAAAAGTTGGCGTTGAAATTATAGAAATTACACCTCCAGAAATTTCTTTTGATGGTTTTATAACATTGTTAAATATAGATATGAAACACGACTTACCAAAGTATCTTAAAAACAATGCAATTGAAACTTTAGAAGTAAAGAATGTAAATGATGTTGTACTTTTTAATAAAAAGGATTCCATTTTAAGAGCACCTTATGGACAACAATTATTTGAAGGAATTGTAAAGGACAAAACTACTCTTAAAGAATTGTCCATGATTAAATTGCTACTAAAAAAGAATTCATTAGATTATTTTAAAATTATGGAACCAGAAAAATTAGACGCAATTTTATCTATTAATAATTACCATTCTGCAATTGCTTCAGTTGCAAAATTTCCAACATTAACAGTCCCTATGGGATATAAAGAGTCTGGAGAACCCGTAAGTTTAACATTTATAGGTGTTCCTTTTTCAGAAAGAAAATTGTTAGAAATTGGTTATGCTTTCGAGCAATTAACTAAAGTTAGAAAAATGCCTAAAAACTATCAATAG
- the rimO gene encoding 30S ribosomal protein S12 methylthiotransferase RimO has product MRTKTIKKNKINVVTLGCSKNIYDSEVLMGQLKANGKNVVHEDENDDGNIVVINTCGFIGKAKEESIDTILHYANRKEAGEIDKVFVSGCLSERYKPDLEEQIPNVDQYFGTHDLPNLLKVLEADYKHELIGERLTTTPKHYAYLKIAEGCDRPCSFCAIPLMRGKHVSTPIEDIVTEATKLAEKGIKEIMLIAQDLTYYGLDIYKKRALADLLEALAKVDGIEWIRMHYAFPTGFPMDVLEVMKREPKVCNYLDIPLQHINTELLKSMKRGTTHEKTTALIHKFREAVPDMAIRTTLIVGYPGETEEMFQELKDWVEEMRFERLGAFEYSHEENTGAYVLEDDVPADVKFRRVNEIMEIQSQISWELNQEKIGKTFRCLFDRKDGEYFYGRTESDSPDVDNDVIVDAKEHYIKIGEFIDVKIHDAGDYDLHGTPVKKQERPVPLNQRKK; this is encoded by the coding sequence ATGCGTACAAAAACCATCAAAAAAAATAAGATTAACGTTGTTACTTTAGGTTGTTCTAAAAACATTTACGATTCAGAAGTGTTAATGGGACAGTTGAAAGCGAATGGTAAAAACGTTGTACATGAAGATGAAAATGATGATGGAAATATCGTTGTTATAAATACGTGTGGTTTTATTGGAAAAGCAAAAGAGGAATCTATTGATACAATTTTACATTACGCAAACAGAAAAGAAGCAGGAGAAATAGATAAAGTTTTTGTTTCAGGATGTTTAAGTGAGCGTTACAAACCAGATTTAGAAGAGCAAATACCTAATGTAGATCAATATTTTGGTACGCACGATTTGCCTAATTTATTAAAGGTTTTAGAAGCAGATTATAAGCACGAATTGATAGGAGAACGTTTAACAACCACTCCAAAACACTACGCATATTTAAAAATTGCAGAAGGTTGTGATAGACCTTGTTCTTTTTGTGCAATTCCTTTAATGAGAGGAAAACACGTTTCTACACCTATTGAAGATATTGTTACAGAAGCAACAAAATTAGCAGAAAAAGGAATTAAAGAAATTATGTTAATCGCACAAGATTTAACATATTACGGATTAGATATTTACAAAAAACGTGCTTTGGCAGATTTGTTAGAAGCATTGGCAAAAGTAGATGGAATTGAATGGATAAGAATGCATTATGCATTTCCAACAGGTTTCCCAATGGATGTTTTAGAGGTAATGAAACGTGAGCCAAAAGTGTGTAATTATTTAGATATTCCTTTGCAACATATTAATACAGAACTTCTAAAGTCGATGAAACGTGGAACTACACACGAAAAAACGACGGCTTTAATTCATAAATTTAGAGAAGCTGTTCCGGATATGGCAATTAGAACAACTTTAATTGTTGGTTATCCTGGAGAAACTGAAGAAATGTTTCAAGAATTGAAAGATTGGGTAGAAGAAATGCGTTTCGAACGTTTGGGAGCTTTTGAATATTCACATGAAGAAAATACTGGTGCTTATGTTTTAGAAGATGATGTTCCTGCAGATGTGAAGTTTAGACGTGTGAACGAAATTATGGAAATTCAGTCTCAAATTTCTTGGGAATTGAATCAAGAAAAAATTGGAAAAACATTTAGATGTTTGTTCGATAGAAAAGACGGAGAATATTTCTACGGAAGAACAGAATCGGATTCGCCAGATGTAGATAATGATGTTATTGTAGACGCTAAAGAACATTATATTAAAATAGGGGAGTTTATAGATGTAAAGATTCACGATGCTGGAGATTACGATTTACATGGAACGCCTGTTAAAAAGCAAGAAAGACCAGTTCCTTTAAATCAAAGAAAAAAATAA
- a CDS encoding diphthine--ammonia ligase, with translation MKKTYFNWSSGKDSALALYKMQQNTDYDVSLLVTTVNEDYKRVSMHGLREELLEKQTASLELPLYKISFPANVTMDSYSKTMKIAMDSLVEKEYKHAVFGDIFLEDLKEYRDSKLKEVGVKGLYPLWKKDTKEIITEFLELGFKAITVCVNAKLLGEEFVGRIIDEQFIKDLPENVDVCGENGEFHTFVFDGPNFSKPVDFTIGEKTLRSYTLHDNDDDNCHQSKDKVEEKNYDTSFWYCDLISK, from the coding sequence ATGAAAAAAACTTATTTTAATTGGAGTTCAGGGAAAGATTCTGCTTTGGCATTGTACAAAATGCAACAAAATACTGATTACGATGTTAGTTTGTTGGTTACGACTGTAAATGAAGATTATAAACGTGTTTCTATGCACGGTTTGCGAGAAGAACTACTCGAAAAACAAACAGCATCTTTAGAACTTCCACTTTATAAAATTTCTTTTCCTGCAAATGTTACCATGGATTCGTATTCAAAAACTATGAAAATAGCAATGGATTCTTTAGTTGAAAAAGAATATAAACATGCAGTTTTTGGAGATATTTTCTTGGAAGATTTAAAAGAATATCGTGATTCGAAATTAAAAGAAGTCGGCGTTAAAGGTTTATATCCACTTTGGAAAAAAGACACGAAAGAAATAATAACCGAATTTTTAGAATTGGGTTTTAAAGCAATTACAGTTTGTGTGAATGCAAAATTATTAGGCGAAGAATTTGTCGGTAGAATTATAGACGAACAGTTTATAAAAGACTTGCCAGAAAATGTAGATGTTTGTGGAGAAAATGGTGAGTTTCATACGTTTGTTTTTGATGGGCCAAACTTTAGCAAACCTGTAGATTTTACCATTGGTGAAAAAACTTTACGTTCCTATACTTTGCATGATAATGATGATGACAATTGCCATCAATCAAAAGACAAAGTAGAAGAAAAAAACTACGATACCAGTTTTTGGTATTGCGATTTGATTTCTAAATAA
- a CDS encoding M14 family metallopeptidase, which yields MKIKAFLVILILFTGSLFSQTLQSPSEFLGYEIGSRFTRHHRVVDYFQYVSKTLSNVKMEKYGETNEHRPLYLSYISSQENINNLDQIRKDNLSQTGIVSGNANNKKAIVWLSYNVHGNEASSTEASMLTLYELVTNKKAWLENTIVIIDPCINPDGRDRYVNWYNQVKSTPFNVDQNAKEHREPWPGGRPNHYLFDLNRDWAWVTQVESAQRIKMYNKWMPHIHVDFHEQYINNPYYFAPAAEPFHEIISDWQRDFQTQIGKNHAKYFDKEGWLYFTKESFDLLYPSYGDTYPTYMGAIGMTYEQAGHGMAGLGINTDEGEILTLKDRAIHHMTTGLSTVEISSQNAEKLNIEFNKFFNNNNLNYKSYVLKNDNEDKINRLKTLLDKHEIKYENAKKGSVKGYNYGNQINEKFDTSTNDLVIHTNQPKGKMVKVLFEPKAKVVDSLTYDITAWSLPYAHGINAIASNSIVNSSVKNSKNLINNSINKSAYAYISKWNSIDDAAFLADLLKNNIVPRFTQKTFSADGKSYKEGTLIILRNDNRNEEFDSELIKIADRNMRQLTAVSTGFSQSGVDFGSSSVKPINKQKIAVISGKATSSLSFGEVWHFFETQLKYPITNINSDNFSYTDLSKYDVIIMPSGYYSSVLNKSTLEKVKKWTRSGGTLIAIGNAVNSFADKEGFYLKKKKTNVKKDSNNLIPFADRERKGVANLITGSIFKSTLDNTHPLAFGYGKEYFSLKLGGTSYKYLKDGYNVGYFDENTKNVSGYAGSKAVKNVPKSLFIGEQPMGSGSVIYMVDNPLFRAFWENGKLFVANAVFLLNSDKLK from the coding sequence ATGAAAATTAAAGCATTTTTAGTCATTCTAATTCTTTTCACAGGATCCCTTTTTTCTCAAACTTTACAATCTCCATCCGAATTTTTAGGTTACGAAATTGGTTCACGTTTTACAAGACATCATAGAGTTGTAGACTATTTCCAATATGTTAGCAAAACTTTGTCAAACGTTAAAATGGAAAAATATGGAGAAACAAACGAACACAGACCTTTGTATTTGAGTTATATTTCTTCACAAGAAAACATTAATAATTTAGACCAAATTAGAAAGGACAATCTTTCTCAAACTGGAATTGTTTCAGGAAATGCTAATAATAAAAAAGCAATTGTTTGGTTGAGTTATAATGTTCATGGTAATGAAGCTTCAAGTACAGAAGCATCCATGTTAACACTTTACGAATTGGTTACCAATAAAAAAGCGTGGTTAGAAAATACGATTGTAATTATAGATCCATGTATAAATCCTGATGGAAGAGACCGATATGTAAATTGGTACAATCAAGTAAAAAGTACGCCTTTTAACGTAGATCAAAACGCAAAAGAACACAGAGAACCATGGCCAGGAGGAAGACCAAATCATTATTTATTCGATTTAAATAGAGACTGGGCTTGGGTTACACAAGTGGAATCTGCACAAAGAATTAAAATGTACAACAAATGGATGCCTCATATTCATGTCGATTTTCACGAACAATACATTAACAATCCTTATTATTTTGCACCAGCTGCAGAACCTTTTCACGAAATAATTTCAGATTGGCAACGTGATTTTCAAACACAAATTGGTAAAAATCACGCAAAATATTTCGACAAAGAGGGTTGGTTGTATTTTACAAAAGAAAGTTTCGATTTATTATACCCAAGTTATGGAGACACCTACCCAACTTATATGGGAGCAATTGGAATGACCTATGAACAAGCAGGACATGGAATGGCTGGTTTGGGAATAAATACAGACGAAGGCGAAATTTTAACGCTAAAAGACAGAGCAATTCATCATATGACAACTGGTTTATCTACTGTTGAAATTTCTTCACAAAATGCGGAAAAATTAAATATCGAATTCAATAAATTCTTTAATAATAACAATTTAAATTATAAAAGTTATGTTCTAAAAAACGATAACGAAGATAAAATAAATCGTCTAAAAACATTATTGGACAAACACGAAATTAAATACGAAAATGCTAAAAAAGGTTCTGTAAAAGGGTATAATTACGGAAATCAAATAAATGAAAAATTTGATACTTCTACCAACGATTTGGTGATTCATACAAATCAACCAAAAGGTAAAATGGTAAAAGTTTTATTCGAGCCAAAAGCAAAAGTAGTAGATTCTTTAACCTACGATATTACAGCTTGGTCTTTGCCTTACGCACATGGAATTAATGCTATTGCATCTAATTCTATAGTAAATTCGTCTGTAAAAAACAGTAAAAATTTAATTAATAATAGTATTAATAAATCGGCCTATGCTTACATTTCTAAATGGAATAGTATCGATGATGCTGCATTTTTAGCAGATTTATTAAAAAACAATATCGTTCCAAGATTTACACAAAAAACATTTTCTGCGGATGGAAAATCGTACAAAGAAGGAACTTTAATCATTTTAAGAAATGATAATAGAAATGAAGAATTTGACTCTGAATTAATAAAGATTGCCGATAGAAATATGCGTCAATTAACCGCTGTTTCTACTGGTTTTTCTCAATCTGGAGTAGATTTTGGTTCGTCTTCTGTAAAACCAATCAACAAACAAAAAATTGCGGTTATTTCAGGTAAAGCAACATCATCTTTAAGTTTTGGTGAAGTTTGGCACTTTTTTGAAACACAATTAAAATACCCAATCACAAACATAAATTCTGATAATTTCTCTTATACAGATCTTTCAAAATACGATGTAATTATCATGCCAAGTGGTTATTATAGTTCGGTTTTAAATAAATCTACTTTAGAAAAAGTAAAAAAATGGACACGTTCTGGAGGAACTTTAATAGCTATTGGAAATGCTGTAAATAGTTTTGCAGATAAAGAAGGTTTCTACTTAAAAAAGAAAAAAACAAATGTTAAAAAAGATAGCAATAACCTTATTCCTTTTGCAGATAGAGAAAGAAAAGGCGTTGCAAATTTAATTACAGGAAGTATTTTTAAAAGTACTTTAGACAACACGCATCCTTTGGCTTTTGGGTATGGAAAAGAATATTTTTCGTTAAAATTAGGTGGAACTTCTTATAAGTATTTAAAGGACGGCTACAATGTTGGTTATTTCGATGAAAACACGAAAAATGTTTCTGGTTACGCTGGAAGTAAAGCTGTAAAAAACGTGCCAAAATCTTTATTTATTGGCGAGCAACCAATGGGAAGTGGAAGTGTAATTTATATGGTAGACAACCCTTTATTTAGAGCTTTTTGGGAAAATGGAAAGTTATTTGTTGCAAATGCCGTTTTCTTATTGAATTCAGATAAATTGAAATAA
- the bshC gene encoding bacillithiol biosynthesis cysteine-adding enzyme BshC, which yields MKLTQIPFKDTGFFSKTMLDYLEQKEAIKPFYNNFPDITGFHNQIEEKEKSYRLQSRLTLVNALGNQYKNFDVSEKISENIALLKQQNTFTVTTGHQLNLFTGPLYFLYKIISAINLAEELSEKFIDKNFVPIYWMATEDHDFDEINYFNFEGKKVLWNRKDGGAVGRFSTEGLETVFEVFSNQLGNSKNAEQLKELFKKGYLEHTNLADATRFIANELFKEHGLVIVDGDDKALKELFIPFVKDELEHETSFKEVSKTITKLEKDYKIQVNPREINLFYLIGNSRERIVFEDGVYKVNNTEITFSKDEILKEVDENPLAFSPNVIMRPLYQEVILPNLCYIGGGGEMAYWFELKNYFEKVNMPFPILLLRNSVQVVSEKQQKKLHNLDISHKELFMNLHKLLSKKVVENSDIKISFGDKIKYLEEQFSELKQVAEKTDISFIGAVKAQEVKQIKGLKNLEKRLLKAEKRRQNDLVERITALQNQILPNQSLEERQRNFSEYYLEYGSAFIEALKEGLKPLELEFTILEM from the coding sequence ATGAAATTAACACAAATTCCTTTTAAAGACACTGGTTTTTTCTCTAAAACAATGCTCGATTATTTAGAGCAAAAAGAAGCTATAAAGCCGTTTTACAATAATTTTCCAGATATTACTGGTTTTCATAATCAAATTGAAGAAAAAGAGAAATCTTACAGATTGCAATCTAGATTGACTTTGGTAAATGCTTTGGGAAATCAATACAAAAATTTTGATGTTTCAGAAAAAATCTCTGAAAATATAGCATTATTAAAACAACAAAATACATTTACAGTAACTACAGGACATCAATTAAACTTATTTACGGGTCCTTTATACTTCTTATATAAAATAATCTCTGCAATTAATTTAGCTGAAGAATTATCAGAAAAATTTATTGATAAAAATTTTGTTCCAATCTATTGGATGGCAACAGAAGACCATGATTTTGATGAAATTAATTACTTCAATTTTGAAGGGAAAAAAGTATTGTGGAACAGAAAAGATGGTGGTGCAGTTGGGAGATTTTCTACGGAAGGATTAGAAACTGTTTTTGAAGTTTTTTCTAATCAATTAGGGAATTCTAAAAATGCAGAACAATTAAAAGAGCTTTTCAAAAAAGGATATTTAGAGCATACTAATTTAGCAGATGCCACACGTTTTATTGCTAACGAATTGTTTAAAGAACATGGTTTGGTTATTGTTGATGGAGATGACAAAGCTTTAAAAGAATTATTTATTCCGTTTGTAAAAGACGAATTAGAGCATGAAACTTCTTTTAAAGAAGTTTCTAAAACAATTACTAAATTAGAAAAGGATTATAAAATACAAGTAAATCCGAGAGAAATCAATTTGTTTTATTTGATTGGAAATTCTCGTGAACGTATTGTTTTTGAAGACGGAGTTTACAAAGTAAATAATACAGAAATCACTTTTTCGAAAGATGAAATTTTAAAAGAAGTAGATGAAAACCCTTTAGCATTTTCACCAAACGTAATTATGCGACCTTTATACCAAGAAGTTATTTTGCCAAACTTATGTTATATTGGTGGAGGAGGAGAAATGGCTTATTGGTTTGAGCTGAAAAACTATTTCGAAAAAGTAAATATGCCTTTTCCCATTTTATTATTGCGAAATTCTGTACAAGTTGTATCTGAAAAGCAACAAAAAAAGTTACATAATTTAGATATTTCTCACAAAGAATTATTTATGAATCTACATAAATTACTATCAAAAAAAGTAGTAGAAAATTCTGATATTAAAATTAGCTTTGGAGATAAAATTAAATATTTAGAAGAGCAATTTTCCGAGTTAAAACAAGTCGCAGAAAAGACAGATATTTCTTTTATTGGCGCTGTAAAAGCCCAAGAAGTAAAACAAATAAAAGGATTAAAGAATTTAGAGAAACGTTTATTAAAAGCGGAAAAAAGAAGACAAAACGATTTGGTTGAAAGAATAACAGCACTTCAAAACCAGATTTTACCAAACCAAAGTTTAGAAGAAAGACAACGTAACTTTTCTGAATATTATTTAGAATATGGAAGCGCTTTTATAGAGGCTTTAAAAGAAGGGTTAAAACCTTTAGAATTAGAATTTACAATACTTGAAATGTAA
- the rlmF gene encoding 23S rRNA (adenine(1618)-N(6))-methyltransferase RlmF, with protein MKDKGLHPKNKFNKGYNFDELIKVNPAIKEFVSENEYGTTTIDFSNPKAVKELNKGLLFSFDKISVWDFPDENLCPPIPGRLDYVHHLADLLAEEENVKILDIGTGATCIYPLLGVAEYNWNFVATDIDLDSLDTAQDIIYDNKLESNITLRQQKDENNILNGILEDGDSFTATMCNPPFYKSAEEAQGANKRKNRNLGNSAVRNFSGNNNELWYVGGEKAFLHNYLYESSLYKTSSKWFTSLVSKKENVESLEKSSKKLGAKEFKVIPLSQGNKVTRIVCWKF; from the coding sequence ATGAAAGACAAAGGACTTCACCCAAAAAATAAATTTAATAAAGGTTATAATTTTGATGAATTAATCAAAGTAAACCCAGCCATAAAAGAATTTGTTTCCGAAAACGAATATGGTACAACAACCATCGATTTTTCCAATCCAAAAGCGGTAAAAGAACTCAATAAAGGTTTACTTTTTTCTTTTGATAAAATTTCTGTTTGGGATTTTCCTGATGAGAATTTATGTCCGCCAATTCCAGGTCGATTAGATTATGTGCATCATTTAGCAGATTTACTTGCTGAAGAAGAAAACGTAAAAATTCTAGATATTGGTACAGGAGCAACCTGTATTTATCCACTTTTAGGAGTTGCTGAATACAATTGGAATTTTGTTGCCACAGACATCGATTTAGATTCTTTGGATACAGCACAAGATATTATTTACGATAATAAATTAGAATCGAATATTACCTTACGTCAGCAAAAAGATGAAAACAATATTCTAAATGGAATTTTAGAAGATGGTGATTCATTTACTGCAACCATGTGTAATCCGCCTTTTTACAAATCTGCAGAAGAAGCACAAGGAGCAAACAAGCGTAAAAATAGAAATTTAGGAAATAGTGCAGTTAGAAATTTCTCTGGAAACAACAATGAATTATGGTATGTTGGAGGAGAAAAAGCTTTTTTACACAATTATTTATATGAAAGTTCTTTGTATAAAACTTCAAGTAAATGGTTTACAAGTTTAGTTTCTAAAAAGGAAAATGTTGAGAGTTTAGAAAAATCATCTAAAAAATTAGGAGCAAAAGAATTTAAAGTAATTCCATTAAGTCAAGGTAATAAAGTAACTAGAATTGTTTGTTGGAAATTTTAA
- a CDS encoding LysM peptidoglycan-binding domain-containing protein, whose protein sequence is MRAKYQNVLDLGEELAIKNGDVKEENGKLHISGTAKNQYEKNLLWDEIKKSGGENPADLVADIKVEDTSVFANHTVKSGDTLGKIAKQYYGNASKYTEIFKANGNILKNPDVIHPGQELVIPNL, encoded by the coding sequence ATGAGAGCAAAATATCAAAACGTTTTAGATTTAGGTGAAGAATTAGCGATTAAAAATGGTGATGTAAAGGAAGAAAACGGAAAATTACATATTAGTGGAACAGCTAAAAATCAATATGAGAAAAACTTACTTTGGGATGAAATTAAAAAGTCTGGTGGAGAAAATCCTGCTGATTTAGTTGCTGACATTAAAGTTGAAGATACTTCTGTGTTTGCAAACCATACTGTAAAAAGTGGAGATACTTTAGGTAAAATTGCAAAACAATATTATGGAAATGCTTCTAAATATACAGAGATCTTTAAAGCGAATGGAAACATCTTAAAAAACCCAGATGTTATTCATCCTGGTCAAGAATTAGTGATTCCTAATTTATAG